Proteins from one Syngnathoides biaculeatus isolate LvHL_M chromosome 8, ASM1980259v1, whole genome shotgun sequence genomic window:
- the LOC133504901 gene encoding rho GTPase-activating protein 32-like yields the protein MQQGSVRSRNDGIMEAGCVVAAVIENAGLQPRGEPGSSHVLEGSVAPLSQPKNDNVLPQAFSSSPTDERQAQEIQAPSDDITAEPLLRSCVSTASMKVKNMKKLTFPRGHFPRLAECAHFHYENADFGKVELALAEGQIEGPKGAQDSRELLFLVQITCQARNWLVKRSYEDFRVLDKHLHLCIYDRRYSHLTELPKFDPVKDTVKSVTKMLATYLSRFSVIADNKINCGPVLTWMEIDNKGNHLLVSEEASINVPAIAAAHVTKRYTAQATDELTFEVGDIVSVIDMPPKEDTGWWRGKHGFQVGFFPSDCVELINDKLPPSVQSSVPKPVCKKHGKLVTFLRSFMKSRPPPQKLRQRGILKERVFGCDLGEHLHSSEYEVPQVVKSCAEFIEKHGVVDGIYRLSGISSNIQKLRHEFDSEQIPDLSRDVFRQDIHSVGSLCKLYFRELPNPLLTYQLYDRFSEAVSAAADEERLVKIHNVIQQLPPPHYRTLEYLMRHLSRLATFSSSTNMHTKNLAIVWAPNLLRSRQIESACFSGTAAFMEVRIQSVVVEFILNNTEALFSTKLNAIIRESAGNNSLSRPKSLLVCSPSTKLLSLEEAQARSLAQLSSPATTPCLSHSDYIEVGEGPGALMGKFHTVIELPLESVKRVPSKAKKSPVGNWLSFFHLGKSHSVSKRKLKRHPSEPNEMKSIALPGGRGDSGTLRSAKSEESLSSLHNLEGEPPKYQHLRPRSTSEAVPVSGRDDSCRIRGKPPFSQNGADGLSPPLQEDDIDLYPPVAGMSSLDFDPMSFQCSLASATPRAPRSKEGHKLRRGDSDVATSPIDVSSPLHFRKAEIREGLMAEGKEPRGPYRHCSPRSVASQASALPDAGQNLPDPGADRLMSSVSILPPHPSPTSAARKLALALADSAQKASDGSQRRRNHSTRPLQRQEAQDRPVRPSALDLKVYTRAYAGPSQWQTPPPFLLPHLGLQAADGPESNFTPNVSPLGSGSLDSRQGDATPEEPSYQSVGVSTPTEAVCSPHSSLTSPVYANADSINIFNFRAVLAETSVPASIDEVLPRPFQSPSFRNYGYRAPGPLDDVYRNVCRQPPRQSQSGRLARCLRPDAMARHFSGPRRVYRQSSESRCSSSGLAEPVSPQYRSYYRGDHLMGAGQQQQDHWQKSEDCVALHPAIRRARSFHAPQISRYELGAADILPRDFYSEQEAGYQRLFQPHFDDVHLQQMLYNPYPELNSSDGPQYPFDPFQRNSIRHSHPYRTRTSKPEFYYSPRHCHPLDKELFMDSGDSLVYQKQENKKHCPSFYGSPVSPADSTGRERMHIRSRSDPGNGMLSADRNDSQTVVKATSPTSQPPRRVLVKESPPQHRRQAPLRKIPSLPERALAEPDDRSQMDPLKRARAGILRRPERSQSTRENRHQHHHHIVKSPLDAQHTGSFFSQPNRRTQSTKVRPAESDHISGGFYAPPRPNPPRSAKAGPGYSPTQDATASSSAAPHGHRLLSKALAQEAFYQSAVRTHAGVRD from the exons TTGGCCCTTGCAGAAGGGCAGATTGAAGGACCAAAGGGGGCCCAAGACTCCAGAGAACTGCTCTTTCTGGTCCAGATCACCTGCCAG GCTCGAAACTGGCTGGTGAAGAGATCCTATGAGGACTTCCGTGTTCTGGACAAACATCTGCACTTGTGCATCTATGACCGCCGCTACTCGCACCTCACCGAGCTGCCTAAATTCGACCCAGTGAAGGACACGGTCAAG TCAGTAACCAAGATGTTGGCCACCTACTTGTCCCGCTTCTCCGTCATTGCTGACAACAAGATCAACTGTGGTCCAGTTCTCACGTGGATGGAG ATCGACAACAAGGGGAATCACCTGCTGGTGTCCGAGGAGGCGTCCATCAACGTCCCTGCCATCGCCGCTGCCCACGTCACCAAACGCTACACAGCCCAGGCCACTGACGAATTGACCTTTGAG GTGGGGGACATTGTTTCGGTCATCGATATGCCTCCCAAAGAGGACACGGGCTGGTGGAGAGGAAAACACGGCTTTCAG GTTGGCTTCTTCCCAAGCGACTGTGTTGAACTGATCAACGACAAGCTCCCTCCTAGTGTTCAAAGCTCCGTACCCAAACCAG tgtgtaAGAAGCACGGCAAGCTGGTCACCTTCCTGAGGTCCTTCATGAAGTCGCGACCGCCGCCGCAGAAGCTTCGGCAGCGTGGCATACTCAAGGAGCGAGTGTTTGGCTGTGACCTGGGCGAACACCTCCACAGCTCAGAATACGAAG TCCCTCAGGTTGTCAAAAGCTGTGCCGAGTTCATTGAAAAGCACGGTGTGGTGGACGGGATCTACAGGTTGTCTGGAATCTCATCCAACATCCAGAAACTCAG GCACGAGTTCGACTCTGAGCAGATTCCCGACCTAAGCCGAGACGTCTTTCGACAGGACATCCATTCGGTGGGCTCCCTCTGCAAGCTGTACTTCCGAGAGCTTCCCAACCCTCTGCTCACCTACCAGCTGTATGACAGGTTCTCA GAGGCAGTGTCTGCAGCCGCAGATGAGGAGAGGCTGGTTAAAATCCACAATGTCATCCAGCAGCTGCCTCCTCCACATTACAG GACGCTGGAGTACCTCATGAGACATTTGTCCCGTCTGGCCACCTTTAGCTCCAGTACCAATATGCACACCAAGAACTTGGCCATCGTGTGGGCACCAAACCTGCTAAG GTCCAGACAGATCGAGTCGGCCTGCTTCAGCGGTACTGCGGCCTTCATGGAGGTCCGCATTCAGTCTGTGGTGGTGGAGTTCATCCTCAACAACACCGAGGCGCTCTTCAGCACCAAGCTCAACGCCATCATACGGGAAAGCGCCG GCAACAACAGCTTATCCCGACCCAAGTCCTTGCTGGTCTGCTCCCCGTCCACCAAACTGCTGTCTCTGGAGGAGGCCCAAGCTCGCAGTCTGGCTCAGCTGAGCTCCCCCGCCACCACGCCCTGCCTCAGCCACAGTGATTACATCGAGGTGGGGGAGGGTCCCGGGGCTCTGATGGGCAAGTTCCATACGGTCATCGAGCTCCCACTGGAGAG tgttaaaCGGGTTCCCAGCAAGGCCAAAAAGTCTCCCGTGGGGAACTGGCTGTCCTTTTTCCACCTGGGAAAGTCTCACTCTGTGTCCAAGCGTAAACTGAAGCGACACCCCAGCGAGCCCAACGAAATGAAGAGCATCGCACTGCCGG GCGGGAGAGGTGACAGCGGTACATTGCGCTCAGCAAAAAGTGAAGAATCTCTCTCCTCTCTGCACAATTTGGAAG GAGAGCCTCCAAAGTACCAGCATCTGCGCCCCCGCTCCACCAGCGAGGCTGTGCCCGTATCCGGCAGAGACGACTCGTGCAGGATCAGAGGCAAACCTCCGTTCAGTCAGAACGGAGCGGATGGACTTTCACCTCCACTGCAGGAAGACGACATTGACCTGTACCCGCCTGTTGCCGGAATGTCCTCCTTGGATTTCGACCCCATGTCCTTCCAGTGCAGCCTGGCCTCGGCGACTCCTCGGGCGCCGCGCAGCAAGGAGGGGCACAAATTGAGGAGGGGTGACTCAGACGTCGCCACCTCACCGATTGACGTCAGCAGCCCTCTGCACTTTCGAAAAG CGGAGATACGCGAAGGTTTGATGGCAGAAGGGAAGGAGCCCCGAGGGCCCTACCGACATTGCAGCCCACGCAGTGTAGCGAGTCAAGCGTCAGCGCTACCAGACGCTGGACAAAACCTGCCTGATCCAG GAGCAGATAGACTTATGAGTTCAGTGTCTATTCTCCCTCCTCACCCTTCCCCGACGAGCGCCGCACGCAAGCTGGCGCTGGCGCTTGCCGACTCTGCGCAAAAGGCCAGCGATGGCTCGCAGAGAAGAAGAAACCACTCGACTCGCCCTCTCCAAAGGCAGGAAGCTCAGGACAGGCCCGTGCGGCCGTCGGCCCTCGACCTCAAGGTTTACACGCGAGCTTACGCTGGCCCCTCCCAGTGGCAAACGCCGCCCCCCTTCCTGCTCCCGCACCTCGGCTTGCAGGCCGCCGACGGCCCGGAGAGTAACTTTACGCCTAACGTCAGCCCGCTCGGCTCAGGCAGCCTGGACTCCCGACAAGGCGACGCCACGCCAGAGGAGCCCTCCTATCAAAGCGTGGGTGTCTCAACTCCCACCGAGGCCGTCTGCTCCCCGCACAGCTCCTTAACCTCCCCGGTATACGCCAACGCTGACTCCATCAACATCTTTAACTTCCGCGCCGTTCTCGCCGAGACCTCCGTGCCCGCCTCCATCGATGAAGTCCTCCCGCGCCCTTTCCAGTCTCCGTCTTTCCGTAACTACGGCTACAGAGCGCCCGGCCCGCTCGACGACGTCTACCGCAACGTGTGCCGTCAGCCCCCGCGTCAGAGTCAATCTGGAAGACTAGCTCGCTGCCTTCGACCCGACGCAATGGCCCGCCACTTTTCGGGGCCGAGACGCGTGTACAGGCAGTCCTCGGAGAGCCGCTGCAGTTCCTCTGGTTTAGCGGAGCCCGTGTCTCCTCAATACAGAAGCTACTATCGAGGTGACCACTTAATGGGCGCCGGCCAGCAACAACAAGACCACTGGCAGAAATCCGAAGACTGTGTCGCCCTGCACCCTGCCATCAGGAGGGCCCGCTCCTTCCACGCCCCGCAGATTAGTCGCTATGAGCTGGGCGCCGCCGACATTCTGCCCCGTGACTTTTACTCTGAGCAGGAAGCAGGTTATCAGAGGCTTTTTCAGCCCCACTTTGATGACGTTCACTTACAACAAATGCTCTATAACCCCTACCCGGAGTTGAACTCGAGCGACGGCCCCCAATATCCTTTCGATCCTTTCCAACGCAACAGTATCCGCCACAGTCACCCTTATAGGACAAGGACCTCCAAGCCCGAGTTCTATTACTCCCCACGCCACTGCCACCCTTTGGATAAGGAGCTGTTCATGGACAGCGGGGActctctggtttaccaaaagcaggaaaataaaaaacattgtcCGTCtttttacggcagtcccgtctCGCCAGCTGACTCGACGGGAAGAGAGAGAATGCACATAAGGAGTAGGTCGGATCCAGGAAACGGGATGCTTTCCGCAGATAGAAACGATAGCCAAACCGTTGTCAAAGCCACGTCGCCCACGTCGCAGCCGCCGCGTCGCGTCCTCGTGAAAGAGAGCCCCCCGCAGCACCGACGGCAGGCGCCGCTTCGTAAGATCCCCTCGCTGCCCGAGAGGGCCTTGGCCGAGCCGGACGACAGAAGCCAAATGGATCCGTTAAAGAGAGCGAGAGCCGGCATCCTCAGGAGGCCCGAGCGCTCGCAGAGCACCAGAGAGAATCGCCATCAGCACCATCACCACATCGTCAAATCGCCTCTGGATGCCCAGCACACCGGATCCTTTTTCTCTCAGCCGAACAGAAGGACCCAGAGCACAAAAGTGCGGCCCGCCGAGTCCGACCACATTTCAGGGGGCTTTTACGCCCCGCCCAGGCCCAACCCCCCGAGATCCGCTAAAGCCGGGCCAGGGTACTCGCCAACCCAGGACGCGaccgcctcctcctccgccgctcCCCACGGACACAGGCTGCTGTCCAAGGCTCTGGCTCAGGAAGCTTTTTATCAGTCGGCAGTCAGAACACACGCCGGCGTCCGTGATTGA